The proteins below come from a single Bacillota bacterium genomic window:
- the tmk gene encoding dTMP kinase — MNARYGPADNNPLPGKLYVVEGCDGSGKSTQIYLLKRWLESEGFIVFFTEWNSSELIRESTSEAKKKNLLTPTTFSLMHASDFADRYEKMILPQLRAGYIVLCDRYIYTAFARDMARGCDREWVKNVYSFAVKPDIIFYFQAPLQVSLNRILTGRLHLEYHEAGMDMGFSNDPVESFKIFQGIIKKHYDEMAEEEGFTVIDASQPIEVQQNIVRKIVKENLKGYVPPCKHWQERRY; from the coding sequence AAGCTTTATGTGGTGGAAGGGTGTGACGGTTCAGGGAAAAGCACACAAATTTACCTCCTTAAAAGATGGCTTGAATCAGAGGGTTTTATTGTATTTTTTACAGAATGGAATTCATCTGAACTGATCAGGGAATCTACAAGTGAAGCCAAAAAAAAGAACCTACTAACCCCTACAACTTTTAGCCTAATGCATGCAAGTGACTTTGCAGACAGATATGAAAAAATGATTCTTCCTCAGCTCAGGGCAGGCTACATTGTCCTTTGTGATAGGTACATATATACTGCTTTCGCAAGAGATATGGCTAGGGGATGTGATAGGGAATGGGTTAAAAATGTTTATAGTTTTGCTGTAAAACCCGATATTATTTTTTATTTTCAGGCACCGCTCCAGGTTTCGCTAAATAGAATACTTACCGGAAGGCTGCACCTTGAGTACCATGAAGCAGGGATGGATATGGGATTTAGCAATGACCCCGTTGAAAGCTTCAAAATATTCCAAGGAATAATTAAAAAACATTATGATGAGATGGCGGAAGAGGAAGGGTTTACGGTAATTGATGCATCTCAGCCAATTGAAGTGCAGCAAAATATTGTAAGGAAAATAGTTAAAGAAAATTTAAAAGGCTATGTGCCTCCCTGTAAGCATTGGCAAGAAAGAAGGTATTAG
- the folE gene encoding GTP cyclohydrolase I FolE has translation MIDKERIKAAVREILEAIGEDPCREGLKETPDRVARMCEEIFAGMNQDPRDVIKVFSEDGHEEIVMVKDIPLYSVCEHHLLPFIGVAHVAYIPNKGKIVGLSKLARVVEVIARRPQLQERLTSEIADVIMETVQPLGVAVVVEAEHLCMTMRGVRKPGSKTVTSALRGIVRTQAKTRAEVMSLIRS, from the coding sequence ATGATAGATAAGGAACGGATAAAAGCTGCGGTAAGAGAGATACTGGAGGCGATAGGAGAAGATCCCTGCAGAGAAGGACTTAAAGAAACACCTGATAGAGTTGCAAGGATGTGCGAAGAAATTTTTGCCGGTATGAACCAGGACCCGAGGGATGTTATAAAGGTGTTTAGCGAAGATGGGCATGAAGAGATTGTGATGGTTAAAGATATCCCCTTATATTCTGTATGTGAACACCATTTGCTACCTTTTATAGGAGTTGCCCATGTGGCTTACATACCTAACAAAGGGAAAATAGTTGGATTGAGCAAGCTGGCAAGGGTTGTGGAAGTAATTGCCAGACGCCCCCAATTACAGGAACGACTTACAAGCGAAATTGCCGATGTAATTATGGAAACGGTACAACCTCTTGGTGTAGCTGTAGTTGTAGAAGCTGAACATCTTTGTATGACAATGAGGGGGGTTAGGAAACCAGGGTCAAAGACAGTTACTTCAGCTTTAAGAGGCATAGTAAGAACACAGGCAAAGACAAGAGCGGAGGTTATGTCTTTAATACGGAGTTAA
- the tmk gene encoding dTMP kinase, with amino-acid sequence MVRKRFYGKGLPYLKLNDLPGKLIVIEGPDCSGRSTQISMLKDWLETQGHAVLDTGLKRSTLIGNVIFEAKKGNTLGKKTLSLLYSTDFADQLENKIIPALSAGFVVLADRYIFTLMARDFVRGASKEWLMELFGFALVPDMVFYLSINPEALLHRAFSKYGCLDYWESGMDLCFSSDMFESFKRYHTLLKKEYDEMAKKYNFIVVDAERNPQEIQQDIRARIREFLDSK; translated from the coding sequence ATGGTCAGAAAACGGTTTTATGGAAAGGGGCTCCCTTATTTAAAATTAAATGATTTGCCAGGCAAATTAATAGTTATAGAAGGGCCTGATTGTTCCGGCCGCTCGACTCAAATCTCCATGCTTAAAGATTGGTTGGAAACTCAAGGTCATGCAGTATTGGATACAGGCCTTAAACGGTCTACCCTGATAGGGAATGTAATATTTGAAGCTAAAAAGGGTAATACCCTGGGAAAGAAAACTTTAAGCCTCCTATATAGCACAGATTTTGCAGACCAGCTGGAAAATAAAATTATACCTGCCCTTTCAGCAGGATTTGTAGTACTGGCAGACCGCTACATCTTTACGTTAATGGCGAGGGATTTTGTAAGAGGCGCCAGCAAGGAATGGTTAATGGAATTATTCGGATTTGCCTTGGTCCCTGACATGGTATTTTACCTAAGTATTAACCCTGAGGCTCTCCTTCATAGGGCTTTCTCAAAATATGGCTGCCTGGACTACTGGGAATCGGGTATGGATTTATGCTTTTCCAGCGACATGTTTGAAAGTTTCAAAAGGTATCACACCCTCTTAAAAAAGGAATATGATGAAATGGCAAAAAAATATAACTTTATTGTAGTTGATGCTGAAAGGAACCCACAGGAAATTCAGCAGGATATAAGGGCAAGGATAAGGGAATTCCTTGATTCCAAGTAA